Proteins found in one Candidatus Tisiphia endosymbiont of Beris chalybata genomic segment:
- a CDS encoding S9 family peptidase: protein MATVRTFAINIEDKYTTPLIPREILFGPLDKTDVAISPNGQYISYLAKKDRRKNLWIVDSNDIENIKVVTDDPEGITNYFWAHDNKHLLYQKDNNGDENFRLYSYNLDTNITKLLTPENTKVQIYGRGARKPNEILIGLNNRDKRYHDVYRLNLIDYSTTLIAHNNTFSNFIVDRDLNIRFATLINNEGEREYFQYKNNRWLFFMKVSSEDTLGTRMFRFDNTGSKVYLLDSRGLNTTALKILDLNKGKLTLIAEDPRADISIFTVHPATMKVQAVAINYDKVTYKILDNSIKKDMEYFKNINLNNINIINRTLNDQIWLLSSYNDTISTKYYKYDRSNKQIKFLFSNKVALEQYHLAPMIPVVIKSRDNLDLVNYITLPKNITLYNKIYPIKPVPLVLFVHGGPHVREVWGMHWAHQWLADRGYAVLSVNFRGSSGFGKKFFNAGNRQWGLKMQDDLIDAANWAITNKIADPKKIAIMGGSYGGYATLVGLSFTPNVFACGIDMAGPTNLLTLLRNIPQYWAPIINQLKVRVGPWDTAPQREMLKQVSPLTFASKIIKPLLIMQGANDPRVKQAEADQIVQEMTKHNIPVIYALYKNEGHGFSKAANRLSFFAIAEQFLAKFLGGAAEPIDFDLNDPNLILNGKPPSTKLLIELLDKNATIKGMNLN, encoded by the coding sequence TTGGCAACAGTTAGGACATTTGCTATTAATATTGAAGATAAATATACCACCCCGCTTATTCCTCGCGAAATATTATTTGGTCCCTTGGATAAAACTGATGTCGCTATTAGTCCAAATGGGCAATATATAAGCTATTTAGCAAAAAAAGATAGAAGGAAAAATTTATGGATAGTTGATAGCAATGATATAGAAAATATTAAAGTTGTTACAGATGATCCAGAAGGTATTACTAATTATTTTTGGGCACATGATAATAAGCATCTCTTATATCAAAAAGATAATAATGGTGATGAAAATTTTCGTCTTTATAGCTATAACTTAGACACTAATATTACAAAATTATTAACTCCTGAAAATACCAAGGTTCAGATCTATGGCCGGGGTGCCAGAAAACCGAATGAAATACTAATTGGATTAAATAACCGTGATAAACGATATCACGATGTATATAGGTTAAATCTTATAGATTATAGTACAACCTTAATTGCCCATAATAATACATTTTCTAATTTTATTGTTGACCGTGATCTTAATATACGATTTGCTACATTAATTAATAACGAAGGGGAACGTGAATATTTTCAATATAAAAATAATCGGTGGCTTTTTTTTATGAAAGTATCTAGTGAAGACACGCTGGGTACTAGGATGTTTAGATTTGATAATACTGGCTCTAAAGTTTATTTATTAGACAGCCGGGGACTTAATACTACCGCGCTTAAAATATTAGATTTGAATAAGGGCAAATTAACACTAATTGCTGAAGATCCACGTGCTGATATTAGTATTTTTACAGTACATCCAGCTACTATGAAAGTTCAAGCAGTTGCAATTAATTATGATAAAGTCACGTATAAAATATTAGATAATTCCATTAAGAAAGATATGGAGTATTTTAAGAATATCAACTTAAACAATATCAATATTATTAATCGCACTCTAAATGACCAAATTTGGCTTCTATCATCTTATAATGATACTATCTCAACTAAATATTATAAATATGATCGAAGTAACAAACAAATTAAATTTTTATTTAGTAATAAAGTAGCATTAGAACAATATCACCTTGCCCCTATGATACCTGTAGTTATTAAGTCTCGGGATAATTTAGATTTAGTGAATTATATTACCTTGCCTAAAAATATAACGTTATATAATAAAATATATCCGATTAAACCGGTACCATTAGTACTTTTTGTGCATGGAGGGCCTCATGTAAGGGAAGTATGGGGGATGCATTGGGCACATCAATGGTTGGCGGATCGTGGATATGCTGTTCTCAGTGTTAACTTTCGCGGTTCTAGCGGTTTTGGCAAAAAATTCTTTAATGCTGGTAATAGACAATGGGGTTTAAAAATGCAAGATGATTTAATTGATGCTGCTAATTGGGCCATTACCAATAAAATAGCTGATCCTAAAAAAATTGCTATTATGGGTGGAAGTTATGGTGGTTACGCAACGCTTGTTGGGCTTAGCTTTACTCCTAATGTTTTTGCTTGTGGTATAGATATGGCAGGACCAACTAATCTTTTAACATTATTAAGAAATATTCCTCAATACTGGGCGCCAATAATAAATCAATTAAAAGTAAGAGTAGGGCCTTGGGACACAGCTCCGCAAAGAGAAATGTTAAAACAGGTATCTCCATTAACATTTGCAAGTAAGATAATAAAGCCTCTACTGATAATGCAAGGAGCTAATGATCCTCGAGTCAAACAGGCTGAAGCAGATCAAATTGTCCAAGAAATGACTAAGCACAATATTCCTGTTATATATGCTCTATATAAAAATGAAGGACATGGTTTTTCTAAGGCTGCTAATAGATTATCTTTTTTTGCTATAGCCGAACAATTTTTAGCTAAGTTCCTGGGGGGAGCAGCAGAACCTATAGATTTTGACTTAAACGATCCTAATCTCATATTAAATGGAAAGCCTCCTTCTACAAAATTATTGATAGAATTATTAGATAAAAATGCTACTATAAAGGGTATGAATCTTAATTAA
- a CDS encoding IS630 transposase-related protein, translating to MRVDLRARRIGYVGAGNSLRRASKIFKVSKSTIER from the coding sequence ATACGTGTAGATTTAAGAGCAAGAAGAATAGGATATGTAGGGGCAGGAAATAGCCTAAGAAGAGCATCCAAAATATTTAAGGTAAGTAAAAGTACTATAGAGAGGTGA
- a CDS encoding DUF4166 domain-containing protein produces MFNSKYLSRFCYPLLIFTRRVLLFIKDVFFTPPISQKPFIEMIFDKKAAKVPRILQKRYSLIPYSTNYLLLTGTINISISKIFNIFAPLFKFIGSLPFYPEKNIPVTVELISEQASDKILMNRTFHYHQKPAYHFNSKIIHIKDNVVLELMQFGMAAKLIYRLEANKIIMDYGGYFLQVGRWRMPLPLGWVIGKFSACETAIDDAKFSMVVSLQHPVFGKIYQYDGIFTIEEDNRPLA; encoded by the coding sequence ATGTTTAATTCAAAATATTTATCAAGATTTTGTTATCCTCTGCTTATTTTTACTAGACGCGTATTATTATTTATTAAGGATGTCTTTTTTACCCCTCCCATTTCTCAAAAACCTTTTATTGAGATGATATTTGATAAGAAAGCTGCTAAGGTGCCACGAATCTTACAAAAGCGTTATTCTCTTATCCCTTATTCTACTAATTATCTTTTATTAACAGGCACAATTAATATCAGCATCTCAAAGATATTTAATATATTTGCACCATTATTTAAGTTTATAGGGAGCCTTCCTTTCTATCCAGAGAAAAATATCCCGGTGACTGTAGAGTTGATAAGCGAACAAGCTTCTGATAAAATTTTGATGAATCGTACCTTTCATTATCATCAAAAACCTGCTTATCATTTTAATTCAAAAATTATTCATATTAAAGATAATGTCGTTTTAGAGCTCATGCAATTTGGTATGGCTGCAAAATTAATTTATCGCCTTGAGGCAAATAAGATAATTATGGATTATGGTGGATATTTTCTACAGGTTGGCAGATGGCGAATGCCATTGCCTCTTGGATGGGTTATTGGTAAATTTTCTGCCTGCGAAACGGCAATTGATGATGCAAAATTTAGCATGGTGGTAAGTTTGCAACATCCTGTTTTTGGTAAAATATATCAATATGATGGTATATTTACAATAGAAGAGGATAATAGACCTCTTGCATAA
- a CDS encoding saccharopine dehydrogenase NADP-binding domain-containing protein gives MHNLKIIEEFLGETKSSTAAYIDVREEQRGVSTTKLPIRLGYARGLMNKLVMILGAAGTFGSKIAVSLAKTNIHLILAGRTKESLQLLATNIKAIYPKVLIDIAVFDIIKEITEQLRYFKPFIIINTCGPFQIADYSIATTCINFGIHYIDLADSRKYVCGFHEALNSRAEENNCLAITGASTVPCLSSAVLEHYKTSFSKLDGLIFGISPGQKTERGLATTTAILSYLGQSFPPYAGTKDKVYGWQDLYWQTYPIIGKRWMANCEVPDLDLLPQYYGLKSIKFSAGMESNILHFCIWILSWCVRLGVIKNLVNYAKPLLKLSHLFDYFGTADGGMHMIISGKDQNNYPKTIKWFIVARNGDGPHIPTIPAIILTKKLLQSDVHVKGARACINLITLAEYLTELKEYDIKIYYST, from the coding sequence TTGCATAACCTAAAGATAATTGAAGAATTTTTAGGAGAAACGAAGTCGAGTACCGCAGCGTACATAGACGTACGTGAGGAACAGAGAGGAGTTTCGACGACAAAATTACCAATTAGATTAGGTTATGCAAGAGGTCTAATGAATAAATTAGTAATGATCCTAGGTGCTGCCGGAACTTTCGGTAGTAAAATAGCAGTTAGCCTTGCCAAAACAAATATTCATCTTATTTTAGCTGGACGTACTAAGGAAAGTTTGCAGTTATTAGCAACTAATATCAAAGCTATTTATCCAAAGGTATTAATAGATATTGCAGTTTTTGATATAATTAAAGAAATTACAGAACAATTAAGATACTTCAAACCATTTATTATCATTAACACTTGCGGACCATTTCAAATAGCAGATTACTCTATTGCCACAACTTGTATCAATTTTGGCATTCATTATATTGATCTTGCAGATAGTAGAAAGTATGTATGCGGTTTTCATGAGGCTTTAAATAGTAGAGCGGAGGAGAATAATTGCCTTGCTATTACAGGCGCTAGTACTGTGCCATGCTTATCTTCAGCAGTACTTGAGCATTATAAAACATCATTTAGCAAACTTGATGGTTTAATATTTGGTATTAGTCCGGGTCAAAAAACAGAGAGAGGGCTAGCTACGACTACTGCTATCCTAAGTTATTTGGGTCAATCATTCCCCCCATATGCTGGAACAAAAGACAAAGTATATGGGTGGCAAGACTTATATTGGCAAACATATCCTATTATTGGCAAACGCTGGATGGCAAATTGTGAAGTACCAGATCTTGATTTATTGCCACAATATTATGGTTTAAAGTCTATCAAATTCTCAGCCGGCATGGAAAGTAATATACTTCATTTTTGTATATGGATTTTATCGTGGTGTGTAAGGCTTGGGGTAATAAAGAATCTAGTAAATTATGCCAAGCCTTTGCTTAAATTGAGTCATCTATTTGATTATTTTGGTACTGCTGATGGAGGCATGCATATGATCATAAGCGGCAAGGATCAAAATAACTACCCTAAAACTATTAAGTGGTTCATTGTAGCTAGAAATGGCGATGGACCTCATATTCCTACCATTCCTGCTATAATACTTACGAAAAAATTATTGCAAAGTGATGTGCATGTTAAGGGAGCTAGGGCATGTATTAATTTAATTACTCTAGCAGAATATTTAACGGAATTAAAAGAATATGATATAAAGATTTACTATAGCACATGA
- a CDS encoding palindromic element RPE1 domain-containing protein, with translation MHNLKIIEEFLGETKSGTAAYIDVREEQRGVSTTKLPIRLGYARGLIS, from the coding sequence TTGCATAACCTAAAGATAATTGAAGAATTTTTAGGAGAAACGAAGTCGGGTACCGCAGCGTACATAGACGTACGTGAGGAACAGAGAGGAGTTTCGACGACAAAATTACCAATTAGATTAGGTTATGCAAGAGGTCTAATATCTTAA
- a CDS encoding tetratricopeptide repeat protein, producing MLHNHGKKKKYTPKYDKYIKSNDGYTTKDQKLNLTLPLKHDPFDNTQSNIILSDREQWHSNILENRYSQNVSISSKVAKSLLLYYTIVQLSSYIKLVTTNPVIQATDIHNVSTDHNNASPYTHTLHKNSTDEISDLLLFNNRSEPPLIGRITGFHNIVHPKKTFHKQKLGYEEFYKNSMTLMRQRKYPEALAAIEKAITLNPRNDQMFYHKSIILTHQRKHPEALVAIDKAIALNPKNDQIFYYKSTILKYQNKYPEALAAIDEAIALNPKNDQIFYYKSTILKYQNKYPEALAAIDEAIALNPKNEQMFYYKSTILKYQNKYPEALAAMDEALKLKPTYKVYYEKSLTLKHQNKYPEALAAMDEALKLKPTYKAYYEKGLILKYQEQYPEALTAMDESLKLKPTYEAYYEKGLILKYQEQYPEALTAMDESLKLKPTYEAYYEKGLILKYQEQYPEALTAMDESLKLKPTYEAYYEKGLILKYQEQYPEALTAMDESLKLKLTYEAYYEKGLILTHQSQYPEALTAIDEALKLNPTYEAYYEKALILQRQSKYPEALTAIDEALKLNPTYEAYYEKALILQRQSKYPEAKEAMDEALKFDPTYEAYYLEPPNPYLKVSENELQSIGDYSYEDGG from the coding sequence ATGTTGCATAATCATGGGAAGAAAAAGAAATATACACCTAAGTATGATAAATATATCAAAAGTAATGACGGTTATACTACTAAGGATCAAAAACTAAATTTAACCCTGCCTTTAAAGCACGATCCCTTTGATAATACACAAAGTAATATAATTTTGTCCGATAGGGAGCAGTGGCATAGCAATATCCTAGAAAATAGGTATTCTCAAAATGTCAGTATAAGTAGTAAAGTAGCTAAAAGCCTATTGTTATATTACACCATAGTACAGCTATCTTCATATATTAAACTTGTCACTACTAATCCTGTTATCCAAGCTACGGATATTCATAATGTTTCAACAGATCATAATAATGCTTCACCCTATACTCATACGTTACACAAAAATAGCACTGATGAGATCTCAGATCTCTTATTATTCAATAATAGATCTGAGCCTCCTCTTATAGGTCGTATTACTGGATTTCATAACATAGTACACCCAAAAAAGACATTCCATAAACAAAAACTGGGTTATGAAGAGTTCTATAAGAACAGCATGACCTTAATGAGACAACGTAAATATCCAGAGGCATTAGCAGCTATTGAAAAAGCTATTACATTGAATCCTCGCAATGATCAAATGTTCTATCACAAAAGTATTATCTTAACGCATCAACGCAAACATCCAGAGGCATTAGTAGCTATTGATAAGGCTATTGCATTGAATCCTAAAAATGACCAAATATTTTACTATAAAAGTACTATTTTAAAGTATCAAAATAAATATCCCGAGGCGCTAGCAGCTATTGATGAGGCTATTGCATTGAATCCTAAAAATGACCAAATATTTTACTATAAAAGTACTATTTTAAAGTATCAAAATAAATATCCCGAGGCGCTAGCAGCTATTGATGAGGCTATTGCATTGAATCCTAAAAATGAACAAATGTTTTACTATAAAAGTACTATCTTAAAGTATCAAAATAAATATCCAGAGGCATTAGCCGCTATGGATGAAGCTTTAAAACTTAAGCCAACCTATAAAGTATATTATGAGAAGAGCCTCACCTTAAAGCATCAAAATAAATATCCTGAGGCGCTAGCAGCTATGGATGAAGCTTTAAAACTTAAACCAACTTATAAAGCATATTATGAAAAGGGTCTGATCTTAAAGTATCAAGAACAATATCCAGAGGCATTAACAGCTATGGATGAGTCCTTAAAGCTTAAACCAACCTACGAAGCATATTATGAAAAGGGTCTGATCTTAAAGTATCAAGAACAATATCCAGAGGCATTAACAGCTATGGATGAGTCCTTAAAGCTTAAACCAACCTACGAAGCATATTATGAAAAGGGTCTGATCTTAAAGTATCAAGAACAATATCCAGAGGCATTAACAGCTATGGATGAGTCCTTAAAGCTTAAACCAACCTACGAAGCATATTATGAAAAGGGTCTGATCTTAAAGTATCAAGAACAATATCCAGAGGCATTAACAGCTATGGATGAGTCCTTAAAGCTTAAACTAACCTACGAAGCATATTATGAAAAGGGGCTGATCTTAACACATCAAAGTCAATATCCCGAGGCATTAACAGCTATTGACGAGGCTTTAAAGCTTAACCCAACCTATGAAGCATATTATGAGAAGGCTCTAATTTTGCAACGTCAAAGCAAATATCCCGAAGCATTAACAGCTATTGATGAGGCTTTAAAGCTTAACCCAACTTATGAAGCATATTATGAGAAGGCTCTAATTTTGCAACGTCAAAGCAAATATCCCGAAGCAAAGGAGGCTATGGATGAAGCTTTAAAGTTTGACCCAACCTATGAAGCATATTACTTAGAACCTCCCAACCCCTATTTAAAGGTATCTGAAAATGAACTACAGAGCATAGGAGATTATAGCTATGAAGACGGGGGTTAA
- a CDS encoding tetratricopeptide repeat protein encodes MLYNNRKNKKYAPKYDKYVQSTVVSTTKYETINLKLKKQYNTFDDTHNNIFLCNGEQWHDYILENQYFQNIDIGGGNVAKRLLVYYTIMQLFAYIKPVTTNPINQEGFAHNNVSVNNRGIARHYDILHENSTNPLLLPPSTNNLRHSSINLLINKKHNSQHSNYQPPAQALYVQSMLWVHMGKYNEALTAINSAIELNPKNDQIFYHKSVILVHKSQYDEALTAINSAIELNPKNDQIFYHKSVILVHKSQYDEALTAINSAIELNPKNVQAFYHKSVILVHKSQYDEALTAINSAIALNPKNDQMFYHKSVILVDNSRYDEALTTINSAIELNPNNYHLFYYKSVILVHKTQYDEALIAINSAINIHPTYNLYYHKSFLLVRLFDYTNALIAVSKSLDMYKTSKAYYLQSIILIQQDKGNEAKQSFSNAKLISPNVQAYYDNNPSLSLGITNRGEEGLINKARHLKSMGDYNGALDAVKKDLDKSKTYEALYLKSEILKSMANYNGALNAVNEASAINETYEALYLKSQILKNMGEYHDALSAVNEALAKNETYAALHLKGFICNSMGDYDSALDAVNKALAKNETYYTLYLKGVILKNMADYNGALDAVNEALAKSETYEACYLKGLLCNSIADHNGALDAVNKALAKRETYESWYFKAVIIARTDGKNALEAIDEALELKQTYEAFYLQAMIFKNRGDYKKALESINSAELRIKEPDYPILFNKCLFITIQGRVTEDTLKLIDDVIKIHETYEAYYLKALMLDQMSRSLAALDAVASAIKLEGTYEIYSYQAQLLYTVGQFQNALASIANAIHIEETGEMYYLEGQIYKELSQYSEAEVSFRKSLQLQDNTDVRDALIFVLAQQSKYSELELVKDNTTIDQHSNLGPDMDVHTTQIDFYETPTEIESSNKEYTNYYNHSVMSLRSKDYHVALEFILKALSAKETGAAYYIKGLILKDQGNYHQALIDFDTALLYDNNNRDRAYSIHCQRSMIYTKQSLYDEGLAAVNTISLL; translated from the coding sequence ATGTTGTATAATAATCGTAAGAACAAGAAATATGCCCCTAAGTATGATAAGTATGTTCAAAGCACTGTAGTATCTACTACTAAATATGAAACAATAAATTTAAAGCTTAAAAAACAATATAATACCTTTGATGATACACACAATAATATATTTTTATGCAATGGGGAACAATGGCATGACTATATACTTGAAAATCAGTATTTTCAAAATATTGATATAGGGGGTGGTAACGTAGCTAAAAGACTACTTGTATATTACACTATTATGCAATTATTTGCATATATTAAACCTGTGACTACTAATCCTATTAACCAGGAAGGTTTTGCTCATAATAATGTTTCAGTAAATAATAGGGGAATAGCAAGGCATTATGATATATTACATGAGAACAGTACTAATCCTCTATTATTGCCTCCTTCAACGAATAACTTAAGGCATTCTTCTATTAACCTACTGATCAATAAAAAACATAATTCACAGCATTCCAACTATCAGCCCCCTGCTCAAGCGCTATATGTACAAAGTATGTTATGGGTACATATGGGTAAATATAACGAGGCATTAACAGCTATTAATAGTGCTATTGAATTAAATCCTAAAAATGATCAAATATTCTATCACAAAAGTGTGATCTTAGTACATAAAAGCCAATATGATGAGGCATTAACAGCTATTAATAGTGCTATTGAATTAAATCCTAAAAATGATCAAATATTCTATCACAAAAGTGTGATCTTAGTACATAAAAGCCAATATGATGAGGCATTAACAGCTATTAATAGTGCTATCGAGTTAAACCCTAAAAATGTCCAAGCATTCTATCACAAAAGTGTGATCTTAGTACATAAAAGCCAATATGATGAGGCATTAACAGCTATTAATAGTGCTATCGCATTAAATCCTAAAAATGACCAAATGTTCTATCACAAAAGTGTGATCTTAGTAGATAACAGCCGATATGATGAGGCATTAACGACTATTAATAGTGCTATCGAATTAAATCCTAACAATTATCACTTGTTCTATTATAAAAGCGTTATCTTAGTACATAAAACTCAATATGATGAGGCGTTAATAGCTATTAATAGCGCTATTAATATTCACCCAACCTATAATTTATATTATCATAAAAGTTTTCTCTTGGTACGGCTATTCGATTATACAAATGCATTAATAGCAGTAAGTAAGTCTCTTGATATGTACAAAACCTCTAAGGCATATTATCTCCAAAGTATAATTTTAATACAGCAGGATAAGGGTAATGAGGCAAAACAATCTTTTAGCAATGCTAAATTAATATCTCCAAATGTTCAGGCATATTATGATAATAATCCGAGCTTAAGCTTAGGGATAACAAACAGGGGGGAAGAAGGTTTGATTAACAAGGCTAGGCACTTGAAGAGTATGGGTGACTATAATGGAGCATTAGACGCTGTCAAGAAAGACTTGGATAAAAGTAAAACCTATGAAGCATTATACCTCAAGAGTGAAATCTTAAAAAGTATGGCTAACTATAATGGTGCATTAAATGCTGTAAATGAAGCTTCAGCTATAAATGAAACCTATGAGGCATTATACCTCAAGAGTCAAATTTTGAAAAATATGGGTGAGTATCATGATGCGTTAAGTGCCGTAAATGAAGCTTTGGCTAAAAATGAAACCTATGCGGCATTGCACCTCAAGGGTTTTATCTGCAATAGTATGGGTGATTATGATAGTGCACTAGATGCTGTCAATAAGGCTTTGGCTAAAAATGAAACCTATTATACCTTGTACCTCAAGGGGGTTATCTTAAAAAATATGGCTGACTATAATGGTGCATTAGATGCCGTAAATGAAGCTTTAGCCAAAAGTGAAACCTATGAAGCCTGTTATCTCAAAGGTCTTCTCTGCAATAGTATAGCGGATCATAATGGTGCCTTAGACGCTGTCAATAAGGCTTTGGCTAAAAGGGAAACCTATGAGTCATGGTATTTCAAGGCTGTTATTATTGCGCGTACAGATGGTAAAAATGCATTAGAGGCTATTGATGAAGCGTTAGAGCTAAAGCAAACCTATGAGGCATTTTATCTCCAAGCTATGATCTTTAAGAATAGAGGTGATTATAAAAAAGCCCTCGAGTCCATTAATAGTGCTGAATTGCGAATTAAAGAGCCAGATTATCCAATCTTGTTCAACAAATGCCTGTTTATAACAATACAAGGTAGAGTGACAGAGGACACATTGAAACTTATTGACGATGTTATTAAAATTCATGAAACTTATGAAGCATATTATCTCAAGGCTTTAATGTTAGACCAGATGAGCAGAAGCTTAGCAGCATTAGACGCTGTTGCAAGTGCTATTAAACTTGAAGGCACCTATGAAATATATTCTTATCAAGCTCAACTTTTATACACAGTAGGTCAGTTTCAGAATGCACTAGCATCTATTGCCAATGCTATTCACATTGAAGAAACCGGTGAGATGTATTATTTAGAGGGTCAAATCTATAAAGAGCTAAGCCAATATTCTGAAGCAGAAGTATCTTTTAGGAAGTCACTACAACTCCAAGACAATACTGACGTGCGTGATGCCCTAATTTTTGTCTTAGCACAGCAAAGCAAATATTCAGAGTTAGAACTAGTTAAGGATAATACTACAATAGATCAGCATAGCAACTTAGGCCCAGATATGGATGTTCATACAACTCAAATTGATTTCTACGAGACTCCTACCGAGATAGAGAGTAGTAATAAAGAGTATACAAATTATTATAATCATAGTGTTATGTCACTCCGTAGCAAAGATTATCATGTTGCGTTAGAATTTATTCTGAAGGCTTTAAGTGCCAAAGAAACCGGTGCGGCATATTATATCAAGGGTCTTATCTTAAAAGATCAAGGAAATTACCATCAAGCGTTAATTGACTTTGATACGGCTCTATTATACGATAATAATAATCGGGATAGAGCCTATAGTATACATTGTCAACGAAGTATGATCTATACCAAGCAATCCCTTTATGATGAAGGTTTAGCGGCAGTTAATACCATTTCCCTATTATAA
- a CDS encoding IS630 family transposase: MVPIYFFDETRFGTNTKHGLGWFEKGSRTPVPTKLGFKSFYLYSATNHRDGDSFSLIIPNVDKACMQVFLNEFAKHITTKVILVMDGAGWHKGLTIPANIEIMYLPPYSPELNPVERLWQHLKDSVLKNKVYDCLTKLEDAVIEFIQSISIETIKSICNCSYIYL; this comes from the coding sequence ATGGTACCTATTTATTTTTTTGATGAGACTAGGTTTGGGACCAATACAAAACATGGTTTAGGATGGTTTGAAAAAGGCAGTAGGACTCCAGTTCCTACAAAGCTGGGATTTAAATCATTTTATCTTTATTCTGCTACAAATCATAGAGATGGAGACTCTTTTAGTTTAATTATTCCGAATGTTGATAAGGCCTGTATGCAAGTTTTTCTTAATGAATTTGCGAAACATATAACTACAAAAGTTATACTAGTGATGGATGGAGCTGGATGGCATAAAGGTCTTACAATACCAGCTAATATTGAGATTATGTACTTACCACCATATAGTCCAGAGTTAAATCCTGTAGAGAGGTTGTGGCAACATTTAAAAGATTCGGTATTAAAAAATAAAGTTTACGATTGTTTAACTAAACTTGAAGATGCTGTAATTGAATTTATTCAATCTATTTCAATAGAAACTATAAAATCTATATGTAATTGTTCATATATCTATTTATAA
- a CDS encoding helix-turn-helix domain-containing protein produces MPKVSKMINDELVLKAREALNNGGKNGVVVTRLKAILASSKHGIKKVAEVYDINRSSLHRWVALFRDQGIDGLKNIAKPSRSKLNTAQKDEIKTLIKRDSSITIKKLKIVIKEKFDIDIEKSSIHRMLGALGFRHITGRKRHYKADTSSQEEFKKKSTTSTPR; encoded by the coding sequence ATGCCTAAAGTATCAAAAATGATAAATGACGAATTAGTATTAAAAGCAAGGGAAGCTTTGAATAACGGAGGGAAGAATGGTGTTGTAGTAACAAGATTAAAAGCCATACTAGCATCGAGTAAGCATGGTATTAAGAAAGTAGCGGAAGTTTATGATATCAACAGATCTTCGCTACATAGATGGGTTGCTCTATTTCGAGATCAAGGCATTGATGGTCTCAAGAACATAGCAAAGCCTTCTAGATCAAAATTAAATACTGCTCAAAAAGATGAGATTAAAACTTTGATAAAGAGAGACAGTAGTATTACGATTAAGAAATTAAAGATAGTGATAAAAGAAAAATTTGATATAGATATAGAAAAATCTAGTATACATAGAATGCTAGGGGCACTTGGGTTTAGGCATATTACTGGTAGAAAGAGGCATTACAAAGCTGACACATCTTCTCAAGAAGAATTCAAAAAAAAATCTACAACAAGTACACCAAGATAA
- a CDS encoding DUF2497 domain-containing protein: protein MSVEEILKSIKEVINNRDSQANDDILELTDIIEHKKNLAATKQPHQNLSNKIDLNAQQLLQETSVAGKTATDTTNILKNYSPIEIADKGVEHTTGKGKILEELIVEMLRPALTKWLDTNLPYLVKPLVEKELQRLMPNGPK from the coding sequence ATGTCCGTTGAAGAGATATTAAAATCTATTAAAGAAGTGATTAATAATCGTGATTCTCAAGCTAATGACGACATATTAGAGTTAACCGATATAATAGAACATAAAAAAAATTTAGCAGCTACTAAACAACCCCATCAAAATTTATCTAATAAGATAGATCTCAATGCACAACAGCTACTACAAGAGACGTCAGTAGCTGGCAAAACTGCTACTGACACTACTAATATTCTGAAGAATTATTCTCCAATAGAAATAGCTGATAAAGGGGTAGAACATACTACAGGCAAAGGGAAAATTCTAGAGGAGTTAATAGTTGAAATGTTACGCCCTGCGTTAACTAAATGGTTAGATACGAATTTACCTTACTTAGTAAAACCCTTAGTAGAGAAAGAACTACAACGGCTAATGCCAAACGGCCCAAAATAA